The following DNA comes from Bacillota bacterium.
GAGCAAAGGTTAGCAGAACTGGGTGGAGCGGTGGTGGCCTTTTCCGGAGGCACCGACAGTACTTTTCTGTTGGCGGTAGCCAAGGAGGTGCTGGGGGAGCGGGTATTGGCGGTGACCATTGCATCTTTGGTGCACCCGCCCTGGGAGGAGCAGGAAGCGGCCCAACTGGCCAGGGACTTGGGGGTGCCCTGGCGGAAGGTTCAACTGGATCTTTGCCAGATCCCGCAGTTTGTCTCTAACCCCCCGGATCGTTGCTACCATTGCAAGCGGCATCTGGGGCAAGAATTGCTGAAAGTGGCACAGGCTGCCGGTTTTCCCCACGTGGTGGACGGCAGCAACCAGGACGATCTGGGGGATTATCGGCCGGGGATGCGGGCGGCAAAGGAACTGGGGATCATCAGTCCCCTGCAGGAGGTTGGCCTGACCAAAGGCGAGATCCGGACCCTATCCCGACATTTGGGTTTGCCCACCTGGCAGAAGCCGGCCTATGCTTGTCTCGCGTCGCGGATTCCCTACGGGATTGAGGTCACTCCAAAACGACTAGAGCAGCTGGCTTTAGCGGAAGACTACCTAAGAAGGCGGGGATTTGAGCAGCTGCGGGTTCGGTATCACCAGGAAGTGGCGCGGATTGAGGTGTTGCCCGCGGATTTTTCCCGCTTGGTAGAAATTGCTGACGACGTTGTCCGGGAGTTTGTAAACCTAGGATTCACCTACGTAACGATGGATCTTGCGGGGTATCGGACCGGCAGCTTGAACGTGGGATTGAAGCACGAAATCGGAGCGGAAACAGGATAATTGTGTGTCAGTGGTGAATAACTGTTAGTGTAGTCATGTCTAGGCAGATTGGAGTGAACCTTTCAAGATGCAACGATTGATTTTAGCGTCCAGTTCAGCGCGACGGAGATGTCTCATGGAGCATTTGGGGTTACCCTTCGAGGTGGTGATGCCCGAGGGAGTGGACGAAGAGGCGGTGGTGGGGGACTCTTCGTACCAGATTGCCCAGGAGATCGCATTGGCTAAGGCGAAATCCGTGGCGGAGAAGTTTCCCGATGCCATCGTGATCGCCGCTGACACCCTGGTGGTCTTTGGCGAACAGATTCTGGGGAAGCCCAAGGATCGAGAGGATGCCATCAACATGCTGCGTACATTACAGGGCAAGTGGCACAACGTCATCACCGGGGTAGCCATCGTTCGGAAGGACACCAATCAATGCCTTACCGACTATGAGAAGACCGGTGTCTGCTTCTGTCAGCTTTGCACCAGCGAGATCGAAGCTTACGTGGACACCGGCGAACCCATGGATAAGGCCGGTGCCTATGGAATCCAAGGAAAAGGGGCATTTCTCGTTGAACGGATCAACGGATGCTATTTCAACGTTGTAGGACTACCTCTGGCCAAGTTAGGCCGGATGCTGCGGAAATTTGGTGTGTACGTTCTAAGCTAGTTTCAGTATAATAGGGATGTCCGGGAACTCCCACTCCTGCTGGTCTTTGCCAGGGGGAGATTTCGTGCCTAGAACAAGGACGAGACTGAAGATCAAAGACTTGCCGTTGTCGGAACGGCCCAGGGAGAAGCTGGCCGAATTGGGGGAAGCCTCCCTATCGAATCGGGAGTTGCTGGCCATATTATTGGGGACCGGTACGAAGGAAGAATCTGCTTTAGACCTTGCAGATCGACTGTTAGTGGTTTTCTCGAGCTTAGCCGGCTTGATGGATGCAAGTTTCGATGAACTTAGAAGGGTGAAGGGAATCGGTCAGGCCAAGGCCGCGGTTTTGCGCGCTGCTTTTGTGCTGGCGAAGCGGGCGCGGATCGAGAGCAAAGACTGCCACCAGCGTGTGATCACCGGGCCGCAGGACGTGGCTGAGCTGCTGGTGGAGATGATGTCCGATCTGGACAAGGAATACTTCTATGTGGTGATGCTAAACAGCAGGCGGGCAGTCATTGGCATCCGTACGGTATCTATTGGCAGCATCGATGCGGTATTGGTTCATCCCAGGGAATTGTTCAAAGAACCCATTAAGGCAGGGGCCAGCGCGATTATTCTCGCCCACAACCATCCCAGTGGCGATCCGACGCCTAGTACGGAGGACCTGTCGCTGACAAGGCGCTTGGTCCAAGCAGGGGAGATCTTGGGGATACAGATTGAAGATCATATTGTAATCGGTGGTCGCAAGTATTGTAGTTTACGGGAAGAGGAAGCGTTGCGTAGTCCGAAGGGGGCTGTGGAGAATGTTTGGTAAGGACGTGGGAATCGACCTGGGAACCGCCAATACCCTGGTGTATATCAAGGGCAAGGGTGTGGTGATCCAGGAGCCCTCCATGGTGGCGCTGAACCGGCAGACCAATCAGGTATTGGCCGTAGGCCGCGAAGCCAAAAACATGGTGGGGCGCACTCCAGGGAGCATTATCGCGGTGCGGCCGATGGAAGATGGTGTTATCGCCGATTTTGAAGTGACGGAGCGGATGTTGGCACATTTTATTCGGAAGGCCACTAAGGGCTTTTCGTTGTTTAGGCCCCGGGTGTTGGTGGCGGTGCCCAGTGGTGTGACGGAAGTGGAAAAACGTGCGGTCATTGATGCCGCCCGTTCCGCCGGAGCCAGAGAAGCCCGGCTCATTGAGGAGCCTATGGCCGCTGCCATCGGTGCAGGGCTGCCGGTACAGGAGCCTACGGGAAACATGGTCGTGGACATTGGCGGGGGGACCACTGAGGTCGCGGTGATCTCCCTGGGAGGTATAGTGGCCCATCGCTCCATCCGCGTGGCCGGTGATGAGATGGATGAGGCGATTATCCAGTACGTCCGCCGGACCTACAATCTTTTGATCGGTGAACGGACCGCGGAGGAGATTAAGCATACCATTGGTAACACCTACCCCATGCCCGGTGAGGAGCAGTCCATGGACGTGCGGGGCCGGGATTTGGTGACGGGCCTGCCTAAGAATGTGGTGGTTAGTTCCGAAGAGATCCGGGAAGCCCTGGCGGAACCGGTGGGGGCAATTGTGGATGCGGTGCGGGTAACCTTAGAGCGCACACCACCAGAGTTGGCGGCGGATATCATGGACAAGGGAATCATCATGGTGGGGGGCGGGTCCCTCCTGAAGGGATTGGACAAGCTTATCTCCGATGAAACCCGTATGCCGGTGCATGTACCCGATGATCCCTTGTGCGCGGTGGCCATTGGGACTGGCCTCGCCTTGGAGCATTATTCACTCCTGGAACAGGTGGAGATTGGACGCAGTCGCCTAGGTGCTTAGCTTGGCGTGGGAATAAAGAAACCGCTAGTGGATGTCCTTGGGTGAACGGGATCTGGGTTTTTCAGTAGGCGAGCAATGGGTGTGGCGGGATGCAACAACATTTAGGTAAGATAATTGTGATTGCAGCGGTCGTGCTCTGCGGGCTGGCCATGTACCTTACCGCAGACTTGCGGCAGGATCAGGGCTTTTTGGAGAAGATGCTGCGAGAAGTCGCGGCGCCTTTTTCCAATCTAATCCATTCTGTCAGAACAGCTTCTACGGGTTTTGTTGAGGGGATGCGGTCCCGCCAAGAACTGCAGCAGGAGAATGAAAGGCTGCGGCAGGAAAATGCCGAGCTTAAACGCCAGTTGGCCTTCATGGAACGTTATGTGCGGGAAAATGAGTTTTTGCGTGGAGCCCTGGAGTTACCTTTGGTTGAGCAACCGGCCACCCTTGCGGCGGAAGTGATCGCCCGTGTGCCCGAGGAGTGGTGGAGTCAGATTACTATCAACCGGGGAAGTAGGGCTAACGTGCAACCTGGTAACCCTGTGATCGACAGATACGGGCGTGTGGTGGGTAAGGTGTGGAGTACCACTTGGCATACGGCCCAAGTGGTATTGTGTGTGGATCCCAAGCTAACGGTGGGTGGACGGATCCAGCGGACCGGGGGTTTAGTCCTCGTGGAAGGGGGACACCCGGAAAAACCCCAAGGGCTTAAGGTCAAACCCTTGGATCGCCATATGGATATCGAGGAAGGGGATGTGGTGTTAACCTCGGGGTACAGCAGACTGTTTCCTAGCGATTTGCCCCTGTGCCAAATCACCTCTGTGGTCCTCGATGAGTACAACATGCCTATTCTGGGGTTTGCCGAGCCCTTGGCGGATTTGGAACGTTTGGATTTGGTTTATGTCCTGGCCTGGGAAGTGGAGGCTGAGCAGTGACCAGAACCGGCAGGGCCGTCGTGGCTAGTCTAATTGCTATAGTATTGGAGTTTTCCCTGTTTGGATGGAATTTCGGGGGCAGGGTTAGTTTGGTGCTGGTGGTTCTGCTGGTGTCCGCGTTGCTGTTGGAGACGAAGGATGCGGTCTTGCTGGGGGGAATTAGTGGTCTGTTGATGGATCTTTTGGGTGGCCGCCTGTTGGGTATGCATGTGGTGACCTACGCTCTACTCTGTTTTTTTATCAGCCGGCTTCTGACCCATTTCTTCCGCGAGCGGATGTTCCTTGTGGTTTGCATTGGTCTGGGGGGAACCCTCTTGTACTATGGGTTAAGTAGCCTTTGGTTATTCGTCTTTGCCCCCCACTACTTACCCGGTCTTTGGTTCTTGAGCAATGTTGCCCTGAGCACCGTGGCCAATGGGGTGCTCACTGTATTGATCTATCCGTTAGTCTATCGTTTGTACAGCTGTGGTGGGTCTGGTTTTTGGGGGAAAGCCAGTTGAACGATGCGGTTTTACGGAAACGCCTGATCGGTTTAGGATTGTTGTTTGTCTTCGTCTTTGTGGTGATCATAGCTAGGTTAAGTCAGCTACAGATCTTGGAACAAGAACATTATGTGCTTCTTGCGGATCGGAACCGCATCCGACGCATGCCCATTACTGCTCCCCGGGGTCTTATTCTGGACCGACATGGTGAAGTGTTGGTCCGTTCCCGGAGTTCCTTTACCATTTCTGTTGTGCCCGGTGGTCTTACCGATGACCGGGAAGCCGTTCTGCAAAGACTCACCGAGATCCTGGCCCAACAACCCAATAGTGGTATAGAAACCGTGGAGGATGTGGAGAACTTGATTAAGCGGGGGGCCACCTATCCCTACGAGCCCATCCGCCTGATCCGGGACGTCTCTCCCGCCACTTTGCTAGCGGTGGAGGAGAACCGGTGGGACTTGCCCGGCGTCATTGTGGAGGAGATGCCGGCTAGGGAGTACGTCTATGGGTCTTTGGCTAGCCACGTGTTGGGTTACATGACGGTGATTAACGAAGAAGAACTGCGGGAACGGCAGGGCGAGGGATACCGCCCCACGGACCTTATTGGCCGCAGTGGTCTGGAAGCCTTGTACGAACGGGAACTACGGGGTAAAGACGGCATCACCCAAGTGGAGGTGGATGTCCGCAGCCACGTCACCCGGGAGATCGGCCGGCAGGAACCGGTGCCCGGCAATAATCTGGTGCTGACCATCGATCGTTGGTTACAGCAGGTGGCGGAGGCGGCCTTGGAGGAGCAACTCCTTGCCCTCCAGGAGGAGTATGAAGGCCAGGCGGCCCAGGCCGGGGCAGTGGTGGTGCTCGATCCCCACACCGGTGAGGTCCTGGCCATGGCTAGCTATCCCAGTTTCGATCCCAATCGCTTCGTGGGTGGTGTCAGCAAGGAGTATCTGGCCTATATGAGTGGCCCTCCCTCGGCCGAAGAAAACCGGGCCACCCGGGGTCTTTATTCCCCTGGCTCGTCCTTCAAGCCCTTTGTGGCCGTTGGTGTATTGGAAGAAAGACTGCTAGGTCCGGGGGATGTGTGGTTTGCCGACGGGCGCAGTCAGACGGGTAAAACCTGCTGGTATTACAGGGACTATGGCTTGAGCCACGGATTGTTGACTGTGGCCGATGCCCTCAGCCAGTCCTGTAATGACTTTTTCTGGTACTTCGGTACGTTGTTAGGACCCGAGGGGATCGCCCGTTACGCCCAGCAGTTTAATCTAGGTCGTCCCACGGGGATTGATCTCTTTCCGGCGGAGAAAGCGGGGATCATCCCCACCCCCCAATGGAAATGGGACAATTTCAGCAAACTGGAACCCTGGGATCGCCGGTGGCAGTTGGCGGAAACGGAGGATTTCAGTATCGGACAGGGGTTTGTTTTGGTTACTCCTTTGCAGATGGCGGTGGCCTATGCGGGGTTAGCCACCAGGGGAAGGATCTATGAACCGTTTCTGGTGAAAGAGATCCACTCTCCCACGGGAGAAGTGCTTTACCGGCGGGAACCCAAATTGATTGCCGAACTGTCCTACCGGGAGGAGACCTGGGAAACGGTACAGCGGGGACTGCGGATGGTGGTCACCGAGGGGACGGCACGCTCCCGGTTTACTGGTTCTCCCATTACCGTGGCGGGGAAGACCGGTTCCACCCAAGTGAGCGGGGGCATTGCCCATGGCTGGTTTGTGGGCTGGGCCCCCGCGGCATCGCCGCAGATCGTGGTGGCCGTTTTGCTTGAGCACGGAGGTAGCGGGGCCCAAGCCGCGCCTGTGGCCCGGCGGATCCTGGAGGCGTATCTTCTGGAACGGGAAGCCCCGCCGGAAGAGTGAGTAGCGGTGACGGTTTTCGGTCAATTGCCAGTGTCCTAGCGTACCTTGTCAGTGGTCCCTGGATGTGGATTTGCCAGGCCCGGGTCTGGGACCCTTATAGAAGTATTTGCCCGAAGGGGAAGGGGAAAGACGGGTCCTGTGGTTTCCTGGTTCGGGATGGTACTTTTCGTGCACCTGGTCTAGGGAAATATGCTATATTTGTATGGTAATGGAGGTTCTGGACAGGGATGCAGGAATTGGATTGTACTTTCTCGAACAATCATTAGGTAGGAGAGGTTGTTATGGACCTGAGTACAGTGGTGGTCAAAGGAGATAAACGCGGAGTCTGTGTTTATATAAATGAACGTGCCGATTTTGAACAGGCCTTTCAAGAACTGGTGGATAAGCTTACCGCCCGCCGGGAGTTCTTTGCGGGTTCCCGGATCCAGATTGCCAT
Coding sequences within:
- the larE gene encoding ATP-dependent sacrificial sulfur transferase LarE, whose translation is MLRDDRRVPKQLQEKWARLEQRLAELGGAVVAFSGGTDSTFLLAVAKEVLGERVLAVTIASLVHPPWEEQEAAQLARDLGVPWRKVQLDLCQIPQFVSNPPDRCYHCKRHLGQELLKVAQAAGFPHVVDGSNQDDLGDYRPGMRAAKELGIISPLQEVGLTKGEIRTLSRHLGLPTWQKPAYACLASRIPYGIEVTPKRLEQLALAEDYLRRRGFEQLRVRYHQEVARIEVLPADFSRLVEIADDVVREFVNLGFTYVTMDLAGYRTGSLNVGLKHEIGAETG
- a CDS encoding septum formation inhibitor Maf, with protein sequence MQRLILASSSARRRCLMEHLGLPFEVVMPEGVDEEAVVGDSSYQIAQEIALAKAKSVAEKFPDAIVIAADTLVVFGEQILGKPKDREDAINMLRTLQGKWHNVITGVAIVRKDTNQCLTDYEKTGVCFCQLCTSEIEAYVDTGEPMDKAGAYGIQGKGAFLVERINGCYFNVVGLPLAKLGRMLRKFGVYVLS
- the radC gene encoding DNA repair protein RadC yields the protein MSGNSHSCWSLPGGDFVPRTRTRLKIKDLPLSERPREKLAELGEASLSNRELLAILLGTGTKEESALDLADRLLVVFSSLAGLMDASFDELRRVKGIGQAKAAVLRAAFVLAKRARIESKDCHQRVITGPQDVAELLVEMMSDLDKEYFYVVMLNSRRAVIGIRTVSIGSIDAVLVHPRELFKEPIKAGASAIILAHNHPSGDPTPSTEDLSLTRRLVQAGEILGIQIEDHIVIGGRKYCSLREEEALRSPKGAVENVW
- a CDS encoding rod shape-determining protein; the encoded protein is MFGKDVGIDLGTANTLVYIKGKGVVIQEPSMVALNRQTNQVLAVGREAKNMVGRTPGSIIAVRPMEDGVIADFEVTERMLAHFIRKATKGFSLFRPRVLVAVPSGVTEVEKRAVIDAARSAGAREARLIEEPMAAAIGAGLPVQEPTGNMVVDIGGGTTEVAVISLGGIVAHRSIRVAGDEMDEAIIQYVRRTYNLLIGERTAEEIKHTIGNTYPMPGEEQSMDVRGRDLVTGLPKNVVVSSEEIREALAEPVGAIVDAVRVTLERTPPELAADIMDKGIIMVGGGSLLKGLDKLISDETRMPVHVPDDPLCAVAIGTGLALEHYSLLEQVEIGRSRLGA
- the mreC gene encoding rod shape-determining protein MreC; translation: MQQHLGKIIVIAAVVLCGLAMYLTADLRQDQGFLEKMLREVAAPFSNLIHSVRTASTGFVEGMRSRQELQQENERLRQENAELKRQLAFMERYVRENEFLRGALELPLVEQPATLAAEVIARVPEEWWSQITINRGSRANVQPGNPVIDRYGRVVGKVWSTTWHTAQVVLCVDPKLTVGGRIQRTGGLVLVEGGHPEKPQGLKVKPLDRHMDIEEGDVVLTSGYSRLFPSDLPLCQITSVVLDEYNMPILGFAEPLADLERLDLVYVLAWEVEAEQ
- the mreD gene encoding rod shape-determining protein MreD, translated to MTRTGRAVVASLIAIVLEFSLFGWNFGGRVSLVLVVLLVSALLLETKDAVLLGGISGLLMDLLGGRLLGMHVVTYALLCFFISRLLTHFFRERMFLVVCIGLGGTLLYYGLSSLWLFVFAPHYLPGLWFLSNVALSTVANGVLTVLIYPLVYRLYSCGGSGFWGKAS
- the mrdA gene encoding penicillin-binding protein 2; translation: MNDAVLRKRLIGLGLLFVFVFVVIIARLSQLQILEQEHYVLLADRNRIRRMPITAPRGLILDRHGEVLVRSRSSFTISVVPGGLTDDREAVLQRLTEILAQQPNSGIETVEDVENLIKRGATYPYEPIRLIRDVSPATLLAVEENRWDLPGVIVEEMPAREYVYGSLASHVLGYMTVINEEELRERQGEGYRPTDLIGRSGLEALYERELRGKDGITQVEVDVRSHVTREIGRQEPVPGNNLVLTIDRWLQQVAEAALEEQLLALQEEYEGQAAQAGAVVVLDPHTGEVLAMASYPSFDPNRFVGGVSKEYLAYMSGPPSAEENRATRGLYSPGSSFKPFVAVGVLEERLLGPGDVWFADGRSQTGKTCWYYRDYGLSHGLLTVADALSQSCNDFFWYFGTLLGPEGIARYAQQFNLGRPTGIDLFPAEKAGIIPTPQWKWDNFSKLEPWDRRWQLAETEDFSIGQGFVLVTPLQMAVAYAGLATRGRIYEPFLVKEIHSPTGEVLYRREPKLIAELSYREETWETVQRGLRMVVTEGTARSRFTGSPITVAGKTGSTQVSGGIAHGWFVGWAPAASPQIVVAVLLEHGGSGAQAAPVARRILEAYLLEREAPPEE